A single window of Methylomarinum sp. Ch1-1 DNA harbors:
- the bstB gene encoding sterol transporter periplasmic substrate-binding protein BstB produces the protein MRKICLFIAFIWTTSVVHAANEPEMIVVCYPGGSVNTRDANDAMSSMLRVVERIGQWQENGFNSRFTSQTDECRKLMTEYEPKFAITSLGLYLELRKRHNLLPLVQPRINGRTSERYRVLAKQGKYNSLDQMQGLSLGGTVLAEPAFIDKIVFAGQYDLAQHFHLKPSKLAIRTLRSLDKGELDAVILNEQQFSGLSALHLQSPLEVVFISADIPLMGVVANGSATTEEERARFSLALQHMCSDSEGQKLCELFGVESFNPVDDAVFEPLFKLWTEGG, from the coding sequence ATGCGAAAAATCTGCCTGTTTATTGCTTTCATATGGACAACCTCGGTCGTCCATGCAGCCAACGAACCCGAAATGATCGTGGTCTGCTACCCCGGGGGGAGCGTCAATACCAGGGATGCCAACGATGCGATGAGTTCCATGTTGCGGGTCGTGGAGCGTATCGGTCAATGGCAGGAAAACGGCTTTAACAGTCGATTTACCAGCCAAACCGACGAATGCCGGAAGCTGATGACCGAATACGAGCCCAAATTCGCGATTACCTCCCTAGGCCTCTATCTGGAATTGCGCAAACGGCACAACTTGCTACCGCTGGTTCAACCCAGGATTAACGGGCGCACCAGTGAACGCTATCGGGTTCTGGCCAAGCAAGGCAAGTATAACAGCCTGGACCAGATGCAAGGACTAAGCCTGGGCGGTACGGTTTTGGCCGAGCCCGCCTTCATCGACAAGATCGTATTTGCCGGACAATACGACCTCGCCCAACACTTTCACCTAAAACCGTCCAAACTCGCGATCCGCACCTTACGCTCTTTGGACAAAGGGGAACTGGACGCCGTCATCTTGAACGAACAACAATTCTCGGGACTTTCCGCACTGCATTTGCAATCGCCTCTCGAGGTCGTGTTCATATCGGCCGATATTCCGCTGATGGGTGTTGTGGCCAACGGCTCGGCCACGACCGAGGAAGAGCGCGCCCGCTTCAGCCTGGCGCTGCAACATATGTGTAGCGACAGCGAGGGGCAAAAGCTCTGCGAACTGTTTGGCGTGGAATCCTTCAACCCTGTAGATGACGCGGTATTCGAGCCGCTGTTCAAGCTGTGGACCGAAGGGGGCTAG
- the bstC gene encoding sterol transporter outer membrane protein BstC codes for MRRFLCSTIAISTFLAGCAELRSDPVGFEDLADCPEQTTAGLINRQNRLGPTSNSQSLQCALIFLRNSDDPRLRRSPLASRLCLHLAEREPDQTKREQLAAEGVAFAEAALARDGADDGALHYYLAANLGLVVREHIALAMNNLERLEREMQQALILNPDIDHGGPLRLLGALYLKAPAWPTGIGDIDKSLTLLARAVEQHPEHPLNHLFYAQALWHEDYETNLGQVKTEFALGESLLTEADWGHNVVPWKNEFIEFAQEIGQIESSNR; via the coding sequence TTGCGCCGATTTCTCTGTTCAACCATTGCGATATCGACATTTCTGGCCGGCTGCGCCGAGCTACGGAGCGATCCTGTCGGATTCGAGGATCTTGCCGACTGCCCCGAACAGACGACCGCAGGACTGATTAATCGACAAAACCGACTCGGTCCTACGAGCAACAGCCAATCCCTTCAATGCGCATTGATTTTTTTACGCAACAGCGATGACCCCCGGCTTCGGCGCTCCCCGCTGGCTTCCCGCCTGTGTCTGCATCTGGCCGAACGTGAACCCGATCAGACAAAACGTGAACAACTTGCCGCCGAAGGGGTGGCTTTTGCCGAAGCGGCCTTAGCCCGGGACGGCGCCGATGACGGTGCGCTGCATTATTATCTGGCGGCCAACCTGGGTCTTGTCGTACGCGAACACATCGCATTGGCCATGAACAACCTAGAGCGGCTAGAACGCGAAATGCAACAAGCGCTGATATTGAATCCAGATATCGATCATGGCGGACCACTGCGCCTGTTGGGGGCGCTATATCTGAAAGCTCCCGCTTGGCCGACCGGCATCGGAGATATCGATAAATCACTGACTCTGCTGGCACGGGCCGTCGAACAACACCCGGAACATCCGCTTAACCACCTGTTCTACGCTCAGGCGCTTTGGCATGAAGATTATGAAACCAATCTGGGCCAGGTCAAAACCGAATTCGCGCTGGGAGAATCGTTATTGACCGAGGCTGACTGGGGCCACAACGTCGTTCCGTGGAAAAACGAGTTCATCGAATTCGCACAGGAAATTGGACAGATTGAATCATCAAACCGATAA
- a CDS encoding VOC family protein encodes MGSGFSHVGLSTLDMDATIQFYKNVLGFPLVAEHKTRIKEGGMLRQAYFEVGDQQFIVFMEPKEISGIPAEYDTGINGALGLPGGMYHFALKIHTLDGLEKMRNKLEDQGIDVSQVIDLGHAKSIFLLDPNNLQIEFCCDIRTFTDSDLHQQSEASIVLPDQDDD; translated from the coding sequence ATGGGCAGCGGATTTTCACACGTCGGTTTATCAACGCTCGATATGGATGCCACGATTCAATTCTATAAGAATGTGCTCGGTTTCCCCCTTGTCGCCGAGCATAAGACCCGAATCAAAGAAGGAGGTATGTTGCGCCAAGCCTATTTTGAAGTGGGCGATCAACAGTTCATTGTTTTCATGGAGCCGAAAGAAATCTCGGGCATTCCGGCGGAATATGATACCGGAATCAACGGCGCGCTTGGGTTGCCGGGCGGCATGTATCATTTCGCCCTGAAGATTCATACCCTCGACGGCCTCGAAAAAATGCGCAATAAGCTGGAAGACCAGGGGATAGATGTTTCTCAGGTGATCGATCTTGGACATGCAAAATCAATCTTCTTGCTTGATCCGAATAATCTCCAGATTGAGTTTTGCTGCGATATAAGAACCTTCACTGATTCCGATCTTCATCAACAATCCGAGGCGAGCATAGTATTGCCGGATCAGGACGACGATTAA
- a CDS encoding GMC oxidoreductase: MILDSRDEKVNLNRSVQIAIVGAGPAGLTLANELADLGPVLVIESGGFEVDADLQALQIGECVGIDYPLTETRTRQFGGSSALWAGYCAVFDSHDFTHREWVPGSGWPFGVEAIKPYYEKTAKLLNIDDLNFDPRDIARRAEIQLPFDNEIVIPTVWRFGTPTVRISEHHRDHFDTSKNVITLTHANVVDIRLDAEHSMASTLKIRTLSGREGHISADIFVLACGGIETARILLNSDTQVCHGLGNANDWVGRNFMEHPHLSISALTVERVGLFKNWLERGYFDEEKQFLLCVGLSERIQKEAQILNARAHIYRTPSMSDDETPKVGMFLEQAPNPNSRLTLSDRTDSLGMRRVRLDWRLTELDWKSYEKTANYLSREFERINVGKVRDTIHLIDRDDSLLLHSNHHLGTTRMSRNKADGVVDSNSRMHDYSNIYIAGGSVFPSASWANPTFTLIALTLRLADHIRTKLEQVRGG; the protein is encoded by the coding sequence ATGATCCTTGATTCTCGAGATGAAAAAGTGAATTTGAATCGGTCGGTTCAGATAGCTATCGTTGGGGCGGGGCCTGCGGGACTGACTTTGGCGAATGAATTGGCCGATTTGGGTCCGGTGCTTGTTATCGAAAGCGGCGGATTTGAAGTCGATGCAGACCTGCAGGCGCTGCAAATCGGTGAATGTGTGGGCATCGACTACCCGCTGACTGAAACACGCACACGTCAATTCGGCGGGTCTTCCGCACTATGGGCAGGATATTGCGCTGTTTTCGATTCTCATGACTTCACTCATCGTGAATGGGTTCCCGGCAGTGGTTGGCCATTCGGGGTGGAAGCCATTAAACCTTATTATGAAAAAACCGCCAAATTACTAAATATCGACGATCTTAATTTTGACCCTCGAGATATTGCGAGACGCGCTGAAATCCAACTTCCTTTCGATAATGAGATTGTCATCCCCACTGTTTGGCGGTTTGGGACGCCAACCGTGAGAATTAGCGAACACCATCGGGATCACTTCGATACATCGAAGAATGTGATAACGTTGACCCATGCGAATGTCGTTGATATTCGGCTAGACGCTGAACACAGCATGGCCTCAACGCTCAAAATACGCACCTTGAGTGGGCGAGAAGGCCATATTTCAGCCGACATCTTTGTTTTGGCGTGCGGTGGCATCGAGACAGCGCGCATTCTGCTTAATTCGGATACCCAAGTTTGCCACGGACTGGGTAACGCCAACGACTGGGTGGGACGAAACTTCATGGAACATCCGCATCTGTCTATTAGCGCGTTGACCGTGGAAAGAGTCGGTTTATTCAAGAATTGGCTCGAACGAGGGTATTTCGACGAAGAAAAACAGTTTTTGTTGTGCGTAGGGCTGTCGGAACGAATACAGAAAGAAGCGCAAATTTTGAATGCTCGTGCTCATATATATCGGACGCCAAGTATGAGTGACGACGAAACGCCGAAGGTTGGTATGTTTTTGGAGCAAGCGCCCAATCCGAACAGCCGGCTTACCCTGTCTGATCGAACGGATTCCCTGGGAATGCGTCGGGTCCGCCTGGATTGGCGGCTCACGGAACTTGATTGGAAGTCATACGAAAAGACGGCGAATTATTTAAGCCGCGAATTTGAGCGTATTAATGTCGGCAAGGTGCGGGATACTATCCATCTGATCGATCGCGATGATAGCTTATTACTCCATTCGAATCATCATCTCGGCACCACACGCATGTCCAGGAATAAAGCCGATGGCGTCGTTGACTCTAATAGTCGGATGCACGATTACAGCAACATTTATATTGCTGGTGGCAGCGTGTTTCCGAGTGCTAGCTGGGCTAATCCAACATTTACCCTTATTGCGTTGACTCTCCGCTTAGCTGATCATATACGCACGAAGCTTGAGCAGGTTCGCGGTGGATGA
- a CDS encoding radical SAM protein, giving the protein MNRLSEGNIPVGPVEMVVLQSTSFCNLNCSYCYLSEESRRNKSAMAISTIETIFEKLLSSRYVDKTLRVSWHSGEPLILKPSYYREAIERILKIRDYYCLSDFNIRFDIQTNGTLINQEWCDLINEYGELLTIGVSCDGPASLHDLYRKNWSGKPSHTLTQQGMQLLCENGIDFDVIAVVSPESLEHPVEFLEYFSRFSKYIREFHFNLHDEIFIDSEDSKKIESYANKYDLFLRSLLNEISKHENKKFPQIRNFSIFYNMLFGEANGRQKYDARSMSKPFKTLSIEANGDLTTFYAGLTVDECKDLKDLYGDGKGLVVGNVLNASLDEIANSTKLQKIASDFEASHRACEAGCEYFNLCSGGYNLIKFRRFERFNVAQTPECLIHVKTFANTLLSHLNESN; this is encoded by the coding sequence ATGAATAGGCTCAGTGAAGGCAATATCCCGGTTGGCCCTGTAGAAATGGTGGTTCTTCAGAGCACATCCTTTTGTAATTTAAATTGTTCGTATTGTTACCTATCAGAAGAAAGCCGCCGAAATAAATCGGCGATGGCTATATCCACCATTGAAACTATATTCGAAAAGTTGTTATCTAGTCGTTATGTTGACAAGACATTGCGCGTGAGTTGGCATTCCGGTGAACCACTTATATTAAAACCCTCTTATTATCGAGAAGCGATTGAGCGCATCTTGAAAATAAGGGATTATTACTGTTTATCAGATTTTAATATACGCTTCGATATTCAGACTAATGGCACACTGATCAATCAAGAGTGGTGTGATCTCATCAATGAGTATGGTGAGCTTTTGACAATTGGGGTTAGTTGTGACGGCCCGGCGTCTCTTCATGATTTGTACCGAAAAAACTGGTCGGGGAAACCCTCACACACCTTAACTCAGCAGGGAATGCAGCTATTATGCGAAAACGGTATTGACTTCGATGTAATCGCGGTGGTTTCGCCAGAAAGCTTGGAGCATCCGGTCGAATTTTTAGAGTATTTCTCACGATTCTCGAAGTATATTCGTGAATTTCATTTCAATCTTCACGACGAAATTTTTATAGATAGTGAAGACAGCAAAAAAATTGAGTCGTATGCAAACAAGTATGACTTGTTCTTGCGTTCGCTATTGAATGAAATCTCAAAGCACGAAAACAAGAAATTTCCACAAATCCGAAATTTTTCGATTTTCTACAATATGCTATTCGGGGAAGCGAATGGACGTCAGAAATATGATGCTCGCAGCATGAGTAAGCCGTTTAAAACATTGAGTATCGAAGCAAATGGCGATCTCACGACTTTCTATGCCGGATTGACGGTAGACGAGTGCAAAGACCTTAAGGATTTGTATGGCGACGGCAAAGGGTTGGTGGTTGGCAATGTATTGAATGCAAGTCTTGATGAAATTGCTAATTCGACCAAGCTTCAAAAAATAGCAAGTGATTTCGAAGCAAGCCACCGAGCTTGCGAAGCTGGATGCGAGTATTTTAATCTCTGTTCCGGCGGTTACAATCTGATTAAATTCAGAAGATTTGAGAGATTTAACGTGGCCCAAACCCCGGAATGCCTTATTCATGTCAAGACCTTTGCGAATACACTATTGAGTCACTTAAACGAAAGCAACTAA
- a CDS encoding IS110 family transposase produces MNLNVVGLDIAKLVFHMFMMQDGKAKKKKLKRSELLAFVAQMPVSVIAMEACGGAHHWARAFQALGHEVVLLNTRFVKAFVVGNKNDYNDAEAIYTAACQPNKRSVAIKGIEQQDLAMLQGVRRGKVDERTALVNQMRGYLAERGIVLPRSVNQFRKQLPSILEDGENDLSTLSRKLFAEQYQALKALDEAIRALDREITAVCQNNALARRLLDIPGIGPLTAILATADVGDGKGYDSSRDYAASLGVVPRQHSSGDKQVLLGISKRGNRQLRTSLIHGARAVLKYCGDKSDPLSLWLKGLIERRGFNKAAVALANKNARIIWALATRGGDYVPQMA; encoded by the coding sequence ATGAATCTTAACGTAGTGGGTTTAGATATTGCAAAACTAGTGTTTCATATGTTCATGATGCAAGACGGCAAAGCAAAGAAAAAGAAATTGAAACGGTCGGAACTGTTGGCCTTTGTGGCTCAGATGCCGGTGAGCGTGATCGCGATGGAAGCCTGCGGCGGCGCTCATCATTGGGCCCGGGCATTTCAGGCCCTGGGCCACGAAGTAGTGCTGTTGAATACTCGCTTCGTGAAGGCATTCGTGGTTGGCAATAAAAACGATTACAACGACGCCGAGGCGATTTACACGGCGGCCTGCCAGCCGAACAAACGCAGCGTGGCGATCAAAGGCATTGAGCAGCAAGACTTAGCCATGCTGCAAGGTGTCCGGCGAGGTAAGGTGGACGAACGCACGGCCTTGGTCAATCAAATGCGCGGTTATCTGGCTGAACGAGGCATCGTGCTGCCGCGTAGCGTGAATCAGTTCAGAAAACAACTGCCCAGTATTCTGGAGGACGGGGAAAATGACCTCAGCACGCTGAGCCGGAAGCTGTTTGCCGAGCAGTATCAAGCGCTGAAAGCCTTGGACGAAGCGATCCGGGCTCTGGACCGGGAAATTACGGCAGTATGCCAAAACAATGCCTTAGCCCGACGATTGCTTGACATACCGGGTATCGGTCCTTTGACCGCCATTTTGGCCACGGCTGACGTCGGCGATGGCAAGGGTTATGATTCGAGCCGAGATTACGCGGCCAGCTTGGGCGTGGTGCCAAGGCAGCACAGCAGCGGCGATAAGCAGGTATTACTGGGCATCAGTAAACGCGGCAACCGCCAATTGCGCACATCCTTGATTCACGGGGCAAGAGCGGTGCTGAAATACTGCGGTGACAAGAGCGACCCCTTGAGCCTGTGGCTCAAAGGCTTGATTGAACGGCGAGGCTTCAACAAAGCGGCCGTGGCTTTGGCCAACAAGAACGCCCGGATCATTTGGGCGCTGGCAACGCGTGGCGGCGATTACGTGCCACAAATGGCCTAA
- a CDS encoding sulfotransferase domain-containing protein encodes MSDIYIFGSGYKAQLILTWLTDHGDLSRDHISGIIDYPEFLNDVDTEILGVPVTSYNDIKGRLCKNDIFIIVSRLFNEAIAELFSQNFYNVFDGEAVIQRENKIQKFLNIASDLYIGPSPPKTCESENHNYLRYIAKPLEANKVPMHKLFIVNSIPKSGTVWMMAMLERVLGVRANQQITLSHLRDIEVDWPKPNNHGAVVLVRDMRDVVVSWFHHLSRVDLQNGFSSPRYPNVEDFYFEHFIAQLFGSSRYYFGELEKWLDFVGANSFPVIKYEDLVSDTSASLRKVMNFWKISVPDQALFDIAQEHSFGNMQKNFFDQEGFVADMLKTGHLRSGRVGAWEEEMPTRVAEDINRRFFGYQRRLQYL; translated from the coding sequence ATGTCGGATATTTATATTTTTGGGTCTGGATATAAAGCGCAATTAATATTAACTTGGTTAACGGATCATGGCGACCTTTCCAGAGATCACATTTCCGGCATTATTGATTATCCCGAATTCTTAAATGATGTAGACACTGAGATCCTCGGCGTTCCGGTCACGTCTTATAACGACATTAAAGGGCGACTTTGCAAAAATGATATCTTTATAATTGTCAGCCGATTATTTAACGAGGCGATTGCTGAGCTTTTTTCGCAAAATTTTTATAACGTTTTCGACGGCGAAGCTGTCATTCAGCGTGAAAACAAGATTCAAAAGTTTTTGAACATCGCGTCAGATCTTTATATCGGCCCCTCCCCCCCTAAAACGTGCGAATCTGAAAATCATAATTATCTCAGGTATATTGCAAAACCATTAGAGGCAAACAAAGTGCCAATGCACAAACTCTTTATTGTAAATAGCATCCCCAAATCTGGAACAGTCTGGATGATGGCGATGCTTGAAAGAGTGTTGGGAGTAAGAGCAAATCAGCAAATCACGTTATCACACCTTCGAGATATAGAAGTTGACTGGCCAAAACCAAACAATCACGGCGCGGTGGTGCTGGTCCGCGATATGCGAGACGTCGTGGTTTCGTGGTTTCACCACCTAAGCCGCGTTGATCTGCAGAACGGATTTTCTTCACCCCGCTACCCCAATGTAGAGGATTTTTACTTCGAGCACTTTATCGCCCAACTATTTGGCAGCTCCCGCTACTATTTTGGCGAACTTGAAAAATGGTTGGATTTTGTTGGCGCCAACAGTTTCCCCGTCATCAAATATGAAGACTTAGTCTCCGATACCTCGGCATCCCTTCGGAAAGTTATGAATTTTTGGAAAATCAGCGTTCCAGACCAGGCGCTTTTCGATATTGCGCAAGAACATTCATTCGGTAATATGCAGAAAAATTTCTTTGATCAAGAAGGATTCGTTGCCGACATGTTGAAAACCGGCCACCTGCGCAGTGGCCGTGTTGGTGCATGGGAGGAGGAAATGCCTACACGAGTGGCAGAAGATATCAATCGGAGATTTTTTGGTTACCAGCGCCGCTTGCAATACCTATAA
- a CDS encoding ATP-binding protein, with protein MTEQESSILIGYLTEVRGDGMDARIAPEHATELPVIKVGEEEILVGHIGSYVVIRQSNIGVLALVFKMWERDRFDQQGQRASDRFISLIPVGEIQAGNSFVRGVRHYPTPGARVYAVGLDEINAIFSKFRDYNFFIGQLSTHKDYHLSLDPRALFGRHFAILGQSGSGKSWTVTSLIQHTIKAMPRTHLIMLDLHGEYCWKNDDGSIESAFPDEMVNYVDALDMEMPYWMMTYAELVDLFIDKDDSGASMQMAFMREVLQQLKRKEAKKIGLGVVSIDTPIYFSLAEMYMQFKNANEERKDFGKTQGALFGQFDEFLVRMQSRFNDVRYDFLLKPKKRNSSEGMADLLRQFIGLGEKKANITVVDLSSVPTDVRPAVSAQVGRLAYEFNYWNPKRREFPITLICEEAHAYIPRERGGQFEGTKKMMERIAKEGRKYGVSIGVVSQRPTELSETMLSQCSSFICLRTTNPDDQQYIRGLVPEAEGDLTDILTSLGRGEALVLGEAAPLPTRVQIYRPNPEPKSNDVDYYTSWREGPDDLDVEGIVSNWRTQTRT; from the coding sequence ATGACAGAACAAGAATCCAGTATTTTGATTGGCTATTTAACCGAAGTAAGGGGTGACGGCATGGATGCTCGGATAGCACCGGAACATGCGACGGAATTACCGGTCATTAAAGTTGGCGAGGAGGAGATTCTGGTCGGCCATATAGGATCCTACGTGGTGATAAGACAATCCAATATTGGAGTGTTGGCGCTGGTGTTTAAGATGTGGGAGCGCGATCGTTTCGATCAGCAGGGTCAACGCGCATCGGACCGCTTCATTTCGTTGATTCCGGTCGGTGAAATTCAAGCGGGAAATTCCTTTGTCAGAGGGGTGCGCCATTACCCGACACCCGGCGCACGGGTTTATGCCGTCGGCCTGGATGAAATCAACGCCATTTTTTCCAAGTTTCGCGATTACAATTTCTTTATCGGTCAGCTGTCCACGCATAAGGACTATCATCTGAGTCTGGATCCCAGAGCATTATTCGGTCGCCATTTCGCGATACTCGGTCAGTCCGGCTCCGGAAAATCATGGACCGTCACCAGCCTGATCCAGCACACCATCAAGGCTATGCCGAGAACCCATTTGATCATGTTGGATCTGCACGGTGAATATTGTTGGAAAAATGACGACGGCTCGATTGAATCGGCGTTTCCCGATGAGATGGTCAATTATGTCGACGCGCTGGACATGGAAATGCCTTATTGGATGATGACCTATGCGGAACTGGTGGATTTGTTCATCGACAAGGATGACAGCGGCGCCTCGATGCAAATGGCCTTCATGCGCGAGGTCTTACAGCAATTGAAACGTAAGGAAGCGAAAAAAATCGGTCTTGGCGTCGTGTCGATCGATACGCCTATTTATTTCTCGTTGGCGGAAATGTATATGCAGTTTAAAAACGCCAATGAAGAGAGAAAAGATTTCGGTAAAACCCAGGGCGCCTTGTTCGGCCAATTCGATGAATTCCTGGTACGGATGCAGAGCCGCTTTAACGACGTGCGTTACGATTTCCTGCTCAAGCCGAAAAAGCGCAATAGCTCCGAAGGCATGGCCGATTTGTTAAGACAGTTTATCGGTCTGGGGGAGAAAAAAGCCAACATCACCGTGGTCGATTTGAGTTCGGTGCCGACCGATGTCAGGCCTGCGGTTTCCGCCCAGGTCGGTCGGCTCGCCTATGAATTCAACTATTGGAATCCGAAACGGCGTGAATTTCCGATCACGCTGATCTGCGAGGAGGCCCATGCCTACATTCCGAGAGAAAGAGGCGGGCAGTTCGAAGGCACCAAGAAAATGATGGAACGGATCGCTAAGGAAGGGCGGAAATACGGCGTTTCCATCGGCGTCGTCAGCCAGCGCCCGACCGAACTGTCCGAAACCATGTTGTCGCAATGCAGCTCCTTCATCTGTTTGAGAACGACCAACCCCGACGATCAGCAATATATCCGCGGGCTGGTGCCGGAAGCGGAAGGGGATTTGACCGATATTCTGACTTCACTCGGACGAGGGGAAGCCTTGGTGCTGGGCGAGGCCGCGCCGCTGCCGACTCGCGTGCAAATCTATCGTCCCAACCCCGAACCGAAGAGCAACGATGTGGATTATTACACCAGTTGGCGGGAAGGGCCGGACGATCTCGATGTCGAAGGCATCGTTAGCAACTGGCGTACCCAGACGCGGACATAG
- a CDS encoding FeoC-like transcriptional regulator, translating into MILSELKSYLKQHHRVSLSDLVIHFNIDANALRGMLEKWISKGKVRRLPLNSSCGTSCCQCDPTLTELYEWVE; encoded by the coding sequence ATGATTTTGTCTGAATTGAAAAGTTATCTTAAACAACATCATAGAGTTTCGTTAAGCGACTTGGTAATTCATTTCAATATCGACGCCAATGCCTTGCGAGGCATGCTGGAGAAGTGGATCAGCAAGGGCAAGGTTCGACGATTGCCGTTGAATTCATCCTGCGGCACCAGCTGTTGTCAATGCGACCCGACCTTGACCGAGCTGTATGAATGGGTGGAATGA